DNA from Micromonospora nigra:
GGCTCGGCGACACGCTGGTCTTCCTGACCGGGCCGGGTGGCCGCGACGACCTGGGGCACGTGGGCGCGCTGCGGTCGGCGTACCCGTCGGTGGTGGTGGGGGTCCTCGGCGCGGCGGAGCCGACGCCGGCCGGCACGGCGGGCCTGGTGGTGCTCGACGCGGCCGACGGGGCCGCGTTCGCCGCCGAGTGGGACGGGGTGCGGCGGTGGTGAGGCCGCGCGCGGCGGTGGTGCCCGCCGTGCTGGTGGTGATGACCGCGCTGGCCGGGCTCGCGTTGGGCCGGGTGTACGCCACGGCGGTGCTGCCCTTGCTGGTGGCCGGCGCGGCGGCCGGGTCGGTGGCGGTCAGCGTGGCCGTGCGGCGGCTGCCGTCGTGGCTGGTCGCGCCGGTGTCGGTGGCCACGCTCACCGGTTACACGCTGTGGGCGCTGCGGTTCACCGCCGACCGGGCCGACCTGCCCGGCGGCCTCGGCGCGGTGAGCCTCGACGCGGCCCGCAACGCCGTCCCCCGCCTGTTGACCGCGATGATTCCGGTGGAGCCCACTCCCGACACGGTGCTGCTGCCGGTGGTGGCCGCCTGGCTGGCCGGGCTGACCGCCGCCGAGGTGGCCCTGCGGGCGGGCCGGGTGCTGCTGGGTTACCTGCCGCCGGTGCTGCTGTATGCCGGTGCGCTGTACGTGGTGGGCCCCAACGCCGGTCCGGCGATCGGGCCGACGGTGGCCCTGGTCGCGGCGGCGGCCGTCGGTCTGGTCGCCTCGGCCCGCCCGCCCGGCGACGCGGACCCGACCGTGGCGCTGCCGCCGTCGGCGCGGGCGGGTGTGCGGGCCCGCCTCGCCGCAGGCACCGCCGCCGGTGTCGCGGTGGTGGTCGGGCTCGCCGCGCTGCTCGGGCCGGCGGTCGCGGCGCTGGTCGACGGGCGGCCCACCGACCCCCGACGGTACGTCGAGCCGCCCCAGGTGGAGTCGCTGGACGAGAACCCGCTGATCCGGATCTCCGGTTGGGCGTTGCATCCGGAGCAGACGCTGCTGGAGGTGGCGACCCCGGGCGGGGCGGCGGAGGGCACGCCGATCCGGTTGGCGGTGCTCAGCGACTACGACGGGGTGACGTGGCGGGTGGGCGCGACCTACCGCAACGCGGGGCGGATCCTGCCGGCGACGCCACCGTCCCCCGACGCCACGGTCGAGACCGTCCGTCAGGACATCACCGTCGCCGATCTGAGTGGACGGCTGCTGCCCGCCGTCGCCACCCCCCGGGAGGTCACCGGCGCGCGGGTGGCGTACGACCCGGCGACGGGCACCCTGATCCGGCCGGAGGGGCTGACGCCGGGGCTGCGCTACCGCGTGACCTCGGCGCGGGAGCGCCCCGACGTCAACCTGCTGTCCACGGCGAACGTGCCCGCCGGGGAGGAGGTGGCGCGGGTGTTGCAGGTGCCCGAGGGGGTGCCGGAGCAGCTGCGCCGGCTCGCCGCGCAGCTCGCCGAGGACAACGGTGCCCCGTACGCGCGGGCCACCGCGGTCGCCGACTGGCTCGCCGAGCACTACCGCCTGGTCGCGGACGCGCCGAGCGGCCACGCGTACCCGAATCTGACGTTCTTCCTGTTCGGTCCCCGAAACGCCGGCGGTCAACGGGGCACGTCCGAGCAGTTCGCGGCGGCGTTCGCGGTGCTTGGCCGACTCGCCGGGCTGCCCACCCGGGTGGTGGTCGGGTTCACCTCCCCCGGCACCGGGCCGGTGCGGGCGGGCGACGCGTACGCCTGGCCGGAGGTGCTGTTCGAGGGGTTGGGATGGGTGGCGTTCGACCCGCTGCCCCGACCCGACGAGCAGCCCCGCCCGGTGGAGGAGGACTTCCGGCCGCCGCCGGAGCAGCCGCCACCGTCGGAGGCCCCGGAGCCCACCGTGGAGCCGACGGAGTCGGCGGCCCCGCCGGTGGCCGGCCGGGCCACGGCCGCCTCCCGGGGCGTCCCCACTCCCCTGCTGGTGGCCCTCGCGGGCGGGGTGCTGCTGATCCTCGTCGGGGCGGTGTTGGGTGCCCTGTTCGGGCTGCGCCGGGCCCGCACCCGGGCCCGCCTGTGCTCCGGTGACCCCGGCGAGCGCATCGCCGGGGCCTGGCGGGAGCTGACCGACGGGCTGCGCCTGGCCGGACGGCCGGTCGGTGACGACCTGGCAGCCTCCGAGGTGGCGGCGCACGCTCGCGCGGCCCTGCGGGACGCACGCACAGTCCCCACCGACCGCACAGTCCCCACCGCCCGCACCGGGCCGGACCGCCGGGTCGACGGTGAACCGCCGCCGGCGGCGGACCCGACGGCACCGGTAGGTCAGCAGGCCGCCGACCGGTGGGGGCCGTCCGCCGCTGCGACCGGCCTCGTCACGGTCGTCGCACCGGTGGTCACGGATCCGGCGCTGACGGCCGTCGACGAGCTGGCCCGGCTGGTCAACCAGGTCACCTTCGCTCCCGGCACCGCCACCGCCGGCCAGGCCGACGCCGCCGCCGACGCGGTCACCGCCTACACCGCGGCGCTGCGGGCCGCCCGGCCGGCCTGGCGGCGGCTGCTGTGGTCGGTGCATCCGGGCCCGTTACGTCGCCGCTGACCGGAGGTCGCGAGGGTGGATCTGCTGCGCCGCGTCGGTGACCTCGCCGGCCGGCGGTGGCCCGCATGCGGTGGGCAGCGGGGCCGTGAACGCGGGTGACAGTCGGGTCGAGACGCGGCCGCCCGGCCCGTCCCCGACGCGGACCGGGGTGGCCGGGACACCCGTTGGTGCCCCCGGCCACCCCGGCGTGTTCCGAGTGGCTTCAGAAGAGCCAGGTCGGCACCTCCGGCTCCGCCCGCAGCGGAACCATCGTCGTCGGGGCGAGCCCGACCTCCGGGGCCGCCGCCCGGCTGCGGGCGCTGTCCGAGGTGGTGCCCGGCGGCGGGGCGGCGGCGCACCGCGTACCTGCGGCCGGCAGGACGACGTCGACCAGGTACCGGTCGATCGCCTCGTCGGCACAGGCCACCCGGCCGTACACGATGTGTCCCCAACCCTCGTAGGTCAGCAGTTCGGCGCGGTTGCCGAACTGGGCGGCGGCGCCCAGCGCCCAGTTGTAGCCGGTGGCCGGGTCGTGCAGCGAGTTCACGAACAGCAACGTCGTGTCGTTGGTCGCCTCGATCGGGCGCTGCGGGTTGGTGACGGGGTTCGGGAAGCCCAGGCAGATCGCCCCCACCGACGCCCGGGGCGGGTCCGGCAGGTCCGGCGCGGCGCGCTGAGCGTCAGCGGCGATCGCACTCCACTCGGTGAAGTCGCGGGCGGCGAGGTTCCAGTCCTGGCAGAGGACCGCCTGGTACGCGAAGGGTACGACCACCGGTTCGTCCGGGGCCGACTGAATCCGGGCCGACTGATCCCGGGCCGGCTGCCGCTGCGCCGCTGCCGCTGCCGCCGGGCTCGACGGGCGGCCGGCGTCGAGGCGTTCCAGTTCGCTGGCGATGCCGAGCCAGTAGGGCTGGTAGTTGAGGTTACGCAGGACGAAGTTGACCAGATCCGGCTGCGTGATCCGGTAGCTCGGGTCGTCCGGGTCCGGCAGTTCGCCTCGTCCGGCGCGGTCGAGCAGCCGCTGCCAGAACTGGCGGATGTCCCGACCGTGCAGGGCGCACCGGGGCAGCCGGGCACAGCCGGACACGAACTCGTTGAACGAGTCCTGCCCGGTGGCCGCCTGGGTGACCGCGAAGCCACGGGCGTCCTGGCTGTGGTCCATCGTGCTGTCGGCGACGACGGCCCGCACCCGGTTCGGGTACAGCTCCGCATACTGCTGGGCCATCAGCGTGCCGTACGACATGCCGAGAAAGGTCAGCTTCTCGTCGCCGACCGCCGCTCGAATGGCGTCGATGTCGCGGACCACGTGCAACGTGTCGACGTGGTCGAAGACCGGACCGGTGCGACTGCGACAGTCGACGGCCAACTCGCGGGAGGCGGTGACCATTTCGTCGAATGCCGCCGGGGTGTTGATCGGCCCGGAC
Protein-coding regions in this window:
- a CDS encoding alpha/beta hydrolase; translation: MRRKLIRQLVAAAAVGLTLVSLAPPAAQAAAPGGAVQWAPCAQDATALCATLDVPVDWADPDGPTIGLALAKRPATDPQARRGSLVVNPGGPGGSGVDAALWNAYSEDLRRHFDILGFDPRGVARSAPVMCSLDAIGNLPSGPINTPAAFDEMVTASRELAVDCRSRTGPVFDHVDTLHVVRDIDAIRAAVGDEKLTFLGMSYGTLMAQQYAELYPNRVRAVVADSTMDHSQDARGFAVTQAATGQDSFNEFVSGCARLPRCALHGRDIRQFWQRLLDRAGRGELPDPDDPSYRITQPDLVNFVLRNLNYQPYWLGIASELERLDAGRPSSPAAAAAAQRQPARDQSARIQSAPDEPVVVPFAYQAVLCQDWNLAARDFTEWSAIAADAQRAAPDLPDPPRASVGAICLGFPNPVTNPQRPIEATNDTTLLFVNSLHDPATGYNWALGAAAQFGNRAELLTYEGWGHIVYGRVACADEAIDRYLVDVVLPAAGTRCAAAPPPGTTSDSARSRAAAPEVGLAPTTMVPLRAEPEVPTWLF
- a CDS encoding transglutaminase domain-containing protein, producing MTALAGLALGRVYATAVLPLLVAGAAAGSVAVSVAVRRLPSWLVAPVSVATLTGYTLWALRFTADRADLPGGLGAVSLDAARNAVPRLLTAMIPVEPTPDTVLLPVVAAWLAGLTAAEVALRAGRVLLGYLPPVLLYAGALYVVGPNAGPAIGPTVALVAAAAVGLVASARPPGDADPTVALPPSARAGVRARLAAGTAAGVAVVVGLAALLGPAVAALVDGRPTDPRRYVEPPQVESLDENPLIRISGWALHPEQTLLEVATPGGAAEGTPIRLAVLSDYDGVTWRVGATYRNAGRILPATPPSPDATVETVRQDITVADLSGRLLPAVATPREVTGARVAYDPATGTLIRPEGLTPGLRYRVTSARERPDVNLLSTANVPAGEEVARVLQVPEGVPEQLRRLAAQLAEDNGAPYARATAVADWLAEHYRLVADAPSGHAYPNLTFFLFGPRNAGGQRGTSEQFAAAFAVLGRLAGLPTRVVVGFTSPGTGPVRAGDAYAWPEVLFEGLGWVAFDPLPRPDEQPRPVEEDFRPPPEQPPPSEAPEPTVEPTESAAPPVAGRATAASRGVPTPLLVALAGGVLLILVGAVLGALFGLRRARTRARLCSGDPGERIAGAWRELTDGLRLAGRPVGDDLAASEVAAHARAALRDARTVPTDRTVPTARTGPDRRVDGEPPPAADPTAPVGQQAADRWGPSAAATGLVTVVAPVVTDPALTAVDELARLVNQVTFAPGTATAGQADAAADAVTAYTAALRAARPAWRRLLWSVHPGPLRRR